The DNA region GGCTGCACGATCAGCTTCTGGGTGACAAAGTGCCTGAGCGAATCCGGAAGCTCGATCTCGTAATCGAATTTCTCCTCAAACCGGAACTTCTGGATCCGCATATAATGCCGGACATGCTCCAGCTCCATGCTGAGCGGAATGAGCTCATGATGCTCGCTGATGCTGATGCGCAGCAGCTTGCCGAGCGAGATCACCATTTTGCTGATATCCTTGTTTCCTTGCAGAACGGCCATCGAGTTAATCGACTCCAGCGAGTTGTATATAAAATGCGGATTGATCTGCGCCACCAGCGCCTGCAGCTCCGCTTCCTTCTTCCGTGCCTGCTCGGTCTCCACTTGAGCCAGCAGCTCCTGAATCTGCGTGCTCATCCGGTTGAAGCCGTCAATCAAGAGCCCCGTCTCGTCTTGCGCACCATGATGCGGCGGAATCGGGACGAAAATCCCCTGCTTCACCCGCTTCATGCCGTTCACCGCGCTGATGATGCTTCGGACCATGCGCCGGACAAAAAAACGGTCGAATAAAAAAGCCGATACCAATGAAATCAGTCCCAGGATCAGCGCAAGGTTGCGGATGGACACCGATTCGGCGGCGATCAGCTTGCTCGGCGTAATCGCGACCAGAAACCAGTCCTTATTGTGGGAAGGCATATACGTGATCAGCGACTTCTCCCCTAAGTAGCGGTCGACGTAATGCCCTTTGCCGTTCACGCCCTCTTCGGCCAGAAAAGGAAACTCCGCCCGTTCCCCGATATGCTCCCCGGACTTGTTAAACACGATCCGGCCCTGCTTGTTAACCAGCAGGATGTCCCCCTGCTTCAGCGTTGCCGCTTCCCAGAACACCTGATCCAGCAGATCCGGCTTCACGTAAATCACGAAGGCTCCGATATCCTCCAGCGAGTAATAGTCTTTGACCATCCTGGCCTGGATCAAGACCGGGGCACCCGATTCGGCCGAGCCGTTCTCGCCGGGCCCGACCCACAGCGGGCGCCCTTCCGCCTCCCCGACCGCCTTATACCAATCCTCCCCTCTCAGCTCGGCAAGCGGCATGCCTCCGCTTGTATGATAGACAAGCTGTTCGTTCGAATACAGCGCAAACGACGCAATCATCGGATGATTGACGAGGTTATTGATCTCCTGCCGCCGCTCGTATGTGATCGGATAATCCGGCTGCTTCAGCATCTGCTGAACGGTCTGCTGGGTTATCGCCGAATTGGAAATCGTCGTAATCTCGCTTAATGCGAATTTCAGCTTGCTGTCCGTTTCCAAGAGCGATATCGAATAGAAATCGTTCGACTTCTTCTCCATGGCTGCGGAGAAGCTGTAATAGGATACACCGCCCAGCGCAATGACGGGGATGAAGACAAGCAGAATAATAGCCAGCAATATTTTTCGGCGGAGCTTCATGGCCGGTTCTCCCCCCAATCTCTATCTCTATTATTCTTCGCGCCGGGCGGCATTCCTTGTCGAATGCGCTCTTGTCGATTAACTTTTTATGGCGCCTGATGTCAGGCCGGCGATAACCCAGCGGCTGAACAGCAGGAACACGATCAGCAGCGGCAGCGTTGCCGTGAAGGTCGCGGACATGATCATCCCAAAATCAAGGCCGTCCTTGTTCGTGAACAATTGCTGAAGCGCGATCTGGATCGTATAGTTTTCCCGGTTCTTGAGCACGACGAGCGGCCAGAAGAAGTCGTTCCACACGTTCATGAAGTTCAGAATGCCGAGCGTTGCCATCGCCGGCGTAACGACCGGAATAGCAATGTTCCAGAAGATGCGGAAATGGCCGCCGCCATCGATCCGGCCCGCCTCGATCAGCTCGGTATGGACCGCCGAGGCGATATACTGCCGCATCCAGAAGATTCCGAAGGCGTTGACCATGGCGGGCACGATCAGCGCTTTATAGCTGTCGATCCACTGCAGCTTGGCCATGATGACATATTGCGGCAGGACGCCGAGCTGGGCAGGCACAAGCATGGTCGCGATGACGAATACGAACAGCGTTTTTTTCAGCGGAAACTCATATTTGGCAAAGGCATATCCGGCCAGCGTGCACAGAAATACGACCGAAAGGGTAACCGCCGTCGAGACGACGACCGAGTTGAGCAGCGCCCGGAAGAACTCGGTCCGCTCCAGCACGCGTGCGAAGTTATCGAAAAAGGCAGTTCCCGGCGTAAGCAGCGGCGGAATTTGAAAGGCCGCATCTTTGCCGTTGGTTGCGACGACGAACATCCAGTAGAACGGAAATATCGAAACCAGGGCGCCGAGGATCAGGAATACGTAAAATAACGTCTTGGCGACGATACCGGGTTCATCCGGCTTTTTGCGGGTGACTGAAAGTGTGCTCATGCTTTTTTCCTCCCCGTATCTCCGCCCATCCGGCTCGACAGCATCATATTCAGGACGGAGAACACAATCGTTGCGATAAACAAGAGGACGGCCGTAGCGGCTGCGGTTCCGAAGAAGCCGTTCTTGAACGCCTCATTGTATAAATAGGTGACCATCGTGACCCCTTCCTGCCTCGTGGAGCCTGTACCTGATTGCCCCAGGAACACATACGGCTCCGTGAACAGCTGCAGCGCGCCGATCGTGGACACCAGGGTGACGAACAGAATAAACGGACGAAGCAGCGGCATGGTAATGTATATAAACTGCTGGCGGCGGCTGGCCCCGTCGATCTTCGCGGCTTCATAAATGTCGGTCGGGATGCTTTGCAGTCCGGACAAGAAAATAATGGCGTTATACCCCATCCAGCGCCACATGACCATGGTCGAAATGGCGATTTTGACGCCCCACCAGCCGGAATTGAACGGAACGCTTTCCATGCCGAACGTGTTCAGCATCCAGTTGACCATCCCGTTGTTGCCGAACATCGTGCTGAAGACAAGCGTAACGGCTACAATGGACGTAATATTCGGCATGAAATATAGGACGCGGAACGTATTCTTGAACTTGTTCAGCGCAGAATTCAGCATGACCGCTACGAACAAGGCCACGATGAGCTGCGGGACGGTACCCATAAGCGCCATAATGAGCGTGTTGCCGAATGCGATCCAGAACGTCGGATCCCCGGTGACGAACTCGTAGTTTTTGAGGCCGACGTATTTCATCGGACCCAGCGCGTCCCACTTATAGAACGACAAATAGATGGTAAACACGATGGGATACAATCCAAAGATGGAGAACAAAATAAAGAACGGTGAAATGAATGTATACGCCGTAAAACGGCTGCGCCGGGTCTCGGTCAAAAACCGCCTTTTTTGCGGCAGCGGCTGCGGCCGTTCGGCTGTAGCGGTATCCGCCATGGATGCACCTCCAGGAAGTAAGTGATAAATCCGAATCCGGGAGAGGATGCTTCAGAAGATCCCCTCTCGAATTCGGACGTTTTAAGTTTCATATGGTTGTCATGGTCGGGAGTGGCTGGCCCTCCCGCTGCCCTAACTGCGCTCAACCAATGTTTTGATTTGCTGCATCGCGCTCTCCCATTCTTTTTGCGGGTCGGCCTTCTTCTCGAGCACGTTTTTAAGCGCATTTTTAATAATCGTGTCGGTCTGGTCATGCAGCGGTCCGTAGTATACCGGCTTGACGCGCTCCGCGGATTGGGCATAGGCTTCCGCAATCACCTGGCCGCCGAAAAATTCGTCCTGATCTTCCTTGAACGTCGGTTCGTCGTAAACGGCCGGAATCGATGGGAACAATCCGCTGTCTTTAAACGATTTCAGCTGGTTCTCTTTGCTGACGAGCCAAGAGATGAATTCGTAGGCTTCCTTCGGATGCTTCCCTTCCTTCGGCAGCGTCAGGAACGAGCCGCCCCAGTTGCCTGCGCCTTCAGGCAATTGGGCGATTTTCCACTTGCCTGCGCTGTCCTCAGCATTGCGAATGGTGCCTGCGATCCAAGCCGGGCCGAGCATGACCCCGAAATCGCCGTCATTAATCGCTTTCTGCCATTCCGGAGACCACAGAATCCAGTTGCCGATCCAGCCTTCCTGGATCCCCTTGACGGTGAAATCATAAGCCTTCTTCACTTGCGGGTTGGTCTCGCCGATAAAGCTGCCGTCTTCTTTATTGAAATAGATTTGATCCGGCGACTGGTCGCGAACGCCGTTATATACCAGATCCGTCAGGTCGGCAAACGGCTTGCCCGTTTTGTCCTTGAACTGCTTCGCCACGGTTGCAAACTTATCCCACGTATCGATTGCGGCACTGAAGGCTTCCGGATCCGTCGGCAGCCCCGCTTGCTCAGCCAGATCCGTACGGTAATACACGACCGTAGGGCCGATATCCGTTGGAAGGCCGAGCTGGAAGGAGCCGTCCACGGATGTTGCCTGCTTCCATTTCCAGTCGAGATAGTTGCCTTCAATGTCTTTCGCGCCGAGATCATAGAGGTTGTGGAACTTGTCCTGGTTGTTAATGAAGCGCTCCATGAAGGCGATTTCAAGCATGAAAATGTCAGGCGCGCCCGAGCCGGCGGACAATGCTGTCGTCAGGTTGTTATGATGGGCCGTCTGATCGGACGTGTTCTGGAACTTCACGGTGATGTTCGGATGCTCCTTCGTATACTCCTTGGCCAAATCCTCATAGTTGGTCGTACCCAGCGACCAGAAGGAGAGCTCGATTTTCTCTGTAGAGCCGCCCTCATTCGAGTTTCCTTCGTTCGAGCCGCCTTCGTTCGTGCTGCCTCCTCCCTCCTGCTTAGCACCGCCTCCCGGCGAATCAGCGGAGTTGCCGCCACCGCCGCCGCAGGCAGCCAGTGAGAAGACCATGATAATGCTCAGGAGCAAGGCGCTCCATGTTTTGAATCTGCTCATGCTTTTACCCCTCTCATGTAACTTATTTTCTTTTTTAGTCTAATGGGAGACGGGCAACATTTTGAGGAGGCAAACTTCCGAATTCAGGTTGAATTTATTACGATTCGGGGCATCGGCAACCGGAAGAAATTCATCCACGACAAAAAGACCTTATGCACTTTAGGGGCATAACGTCTTAATTGGGTTTCTTGTTTCAACTGCTAATACCGCCCGCTCTAATCGGGGCGGCTATACCCTCCCTTAATCGATTAGCTCCCGAATCGGGTGGAACCATGCATCATCGACGGGAAGAAATCGCTCCATTCCGGATGTTTGCTTGAACAGGCCCGATCCCTCCGCGTCCTCCGGCAGGAAAATGTGCGGATTCCCGCTGACTTCATCGGAAGTAAAGGCATCCAGCAATTTTTGCTGATCCTCACCGCTAACGGTATCCGTATTGATCGCAAAGGGCGGGTTCAGCACCGGTGTGACCGATATAATCGTAAAGGCTTTGCCGGCCAGTGCATGAAGCGGCTCTGCGGCATCTGCCTTGACCTTATAGACGGCGCCGGGCATTTTCGCCGTTCCGGATGACAGCTCGATATCGTCGGATAGACATAGATCGCAGAAGGCCGCCACATCAGCTTTACCTGTCAACAAATTTGCAAGCGAGCCCGGATGCGTTCCCCCGTACAGCACGTCGTGAAAAATCCGATCCTTCCCGCCTTGAAGCAAGTCATCTGTCGTCAAATCCGGATGCTTGTCCAACCTGCCCAAAGCTCCGATCAATTCATGGGCAGGCACCTTAAACCCGGACATGGAGGAATCGGACACAAATGATATTTTTTTACCGGCGATAGGCTCCAAAGCATAACCGGGTCCGCGTTCATACGCCCCCTCCTCGCCTTGACGCACGCTCACCCAGCTGAAATAGAAAGCGTCTTCGAGCGTTCCGGTTTCTCCGCTTGCGACGACCAGCGGCTGCACCTTCGGATTTGCGGCGTTCGCTCTGACATAGCCCTCTGTTCCGATGAATGCCAGATCGGCTTGTCCGTTCGCAATCGCATCGATGGCATCCATATCCTCCGTCAAGATGGTATGCTCGACTTGTTTACCCGTCGCTTTCTCGATCACTTTGCCCAGCTCATCTCGGGCTTCCTTCACCACGGCCCCGGATTCGCCTTGAAGCCAGGCGATGGTTATCGTGCCCTCTGATTTTGGGCCAGCCCCTGCCCCGGCTACGTGTAACGCTCCGCCATTCGTTCCGCAGCCTGCTGCTGCCACCAGCACAACCAGCGAGATCATGAGCAGCCAAATCTTCTTCATCAAACCATCTCCTCTCGGGGACCACCGGTCGATGGTCTGCCATGCATCCAAACCGGATAATACGTGCTGTATTCACAGCTGCGAATACACTTGTTCCCCAACTTCCCTATATGAAATCAGTCTAGCTTGTTGCTGGGTCGCAAGGGTCAATGCCGTGTAATAATTATGTAAAGCCAAGGTAAACATGGGGTCGGACAAATAAAAAAACAAGCCAGGACCGAATCGTCCTGACTTGATTTTCTTAACAGATTTATGGAAAGCTCTAGCTTTTTAACTCTACGTTTCTCGAATAAATAACCCACTTGCCAGCCATCGCCTTAGATCATCCATCGAATGATGGATCCCGCAAAAGTCATGCCGCCGCCAAAGCCGTAGAGCAGCGCGTTGTCCCCGCTCTTCAGCCGGCCTTCATCAATGGCCAGCTGCAGCGCCAACGGAATGGATGCAGCCGATGTATTCCCGCGGTATTCGACGCTCGTCAGCGTCCGGTCGAGCGGAATCGGCCCGCGTTCGCATATCGCTTCGATCATTCGGAGATTGGCGCTATGCGGGACGAACCAGTCGATGTCTTCCGGCGACATGCCTCCTTTATCCAGAAGCTCGCGGACGCCGTCCGGAATATTGCGGACGGCCCATTTATAAATTTCGCGGCCGTTCTGCACGAGGCAGCCGCTCTTTAGCTCCTCACCGTCCATCTTCTCGGACAGGGCGGTTTTATATAGATGAATACCCCCTTCACCGAAGGTGCCGGACGTGGACGCCAGAATGCCCGGCCGATTCTCATCCGCTTCCAGCAGCACCGCGCCGGCCCCGTCACCGAACAGGACACATGTCGTTCGGTCGGTGTAATCCGTAATTTTGGAGAGCGTCTCGGCGCCAATGACCAAAATTTTCGAGTAGGCTCCGCCGGATATAAGCCCGTCAGCCATTTGCAGCGCATAGACGAAGCCGGCGCATGCCGCATTCACATCAAGGGCGCCCGTGCTGACGATGCCAAGCTTGGACTGAACCCTCGAAGCCGTGCTCGGGAAGGAATACTCCGGCGTGCTGGTTGCCACAAGAATCATATCCGCATCCTTCACGGTAACACCGTATCGATTGACCATATCTTCCACGGCCTTGATTGCCAGATCGGATACAAATTGATCCTCCGCAGCGATGCGGCGCTCTCTCATCCCCGTCCGCTGAATGATCCATTCGTCGCTCGTATCCACCATCTTTTCTAAATCCGCATTGCTCAGGACGCGGTCGGGAACATACGTCCCGATGGCCGTTATTTTTGACTTGGATTGATTCATGATGACACCTCCATTTTTATTTACGTCTATTATAACACCAAGTATTAGGACTTGGTACTAATTTATTAGGATAGGCGCCATTTGGACAGCCCAACTCTCCCTTCCTGAAAACCAAGGTTATCCGTGAGTGCGTCAGTTGTCCTTTGAGACGTCGAGACGTTCAAGATATTTCTTCAAATTATGTAACACGACCGCGTATCCGTCAGGAAACATGTGTATACCGTCAATGGCAAACTCCTTGTTCAAATGACCCTCGGCATCCATCAATCCGTCATTTACGTCAATAAAGGTATACCCGTGCTTGGCCGCCAACTGCTTGATCGCATCGTTTGCTTCCCGAATCGCCTCATTCGTTCTTCTCTGAAAAATCTCCTCCATCGAAGCTCTGGACACAAACGGAAAGTCGTCTTTGGCATTTACGGGATAGTAGGCCATGACAAATACCCGGCAATCGGGCAGCCTTGTAGCGGTGCGGGTCAAAATCTCGTCGTAGTTTGCAAGCAGGCGCTCCAGCTTATAATCAGGCGCGCTGATATCATTGGTCCCGATGTTGATGAAGATGTTGGAGGGCTCAAGGTCAAAAACACAAGTTTCCATCGACGCTAATAATTCCTCAGTGACATAGCCCGCAATCCCGCGATTGTAGATACAATACGGGAGTGCCAGCGTCTGCTGCAGCTCATTGATCGGGAAAAATTCCATCAGCGATGAGCCCACCATTACCACCTGGCCTTTCCGGGCCAATCGATTGAGCTTCTGGTAGTGCAGCAGCTTCATCTTCTTTTCATCGTACGCTTCAGGCCATGCATCTTCCTGGATCCTCGGCTCCCGGTCCTCCGCCGTGTGCCACCCTTTATTTTCGTCCGCTGATGCCATTTATATCCCTCCCCTTTCAAAGGTTCAGATTTTGATTTTGTTTACCCTTTCATTCTAAGCCATTTCACGTTTCCCGCAATGCTCTTGATCGTTTGGAATGATGAAATACGCTGAGATTCACCGAAAAAATAAAAAACAGGACCGGGACAAAGCTAAGCCCTAATCCGGTCCTGTCTTCGATACGTCATCCCCTGCAGCTCCGATATGGTGGCCTGAAGGCTCCATGACGGCTCGCAGCTCCAATTGTGGGCGGGTAGACGCCACTGCTCAACTGAACGTGCCATGAATGTTTTGCACATTCAGACAGTTTTTTGGCCGTGGCAGGAATCGCAAACCTCCGATTATGCGTGTAACCATATAAAAAAACAAGCCCGTTTATCGATATGTCGATAACGGGCTTGTTGGTTGTGCTTGGCGGCGTCCTACTCTCCCGGGACCCTTCGGTCCAAGTACCATCGGCGCTGGAAGGCTTAACGGTCGTGTTCGGTATGGGAACGCGTGGAACCCTTCCGCCATCGCCACCAAACATGATTTTTGCGCTGCGTTTGCTTCAATGATGGCTCATCAGCAAAATATCAAGCCTTAGAAAAGGCATGCAGCTTTAAAATCGTTTCAAGATTTGTTGAACCTTGAAAACTAGATACGAAACGTCTTTGCGTTGATTAGAATCCGTAGCATTGTCCCTTCAGATCCTCAGATCTTTCCGGGCCCCGCCAAAGTAATCGGAATCAGCTGCGAAGCTCTTCTTCACTTTGGTGGGTTTTTGTCTATGCTTCCGTAGCGAGCTTTCTTTCAGAAAGCTTGTAGGATAAGCCCTCGACCGATTAGTATTGGTCAGCTCCATGCATTGCTGCACTTCCACCTCCAACCTATCTACCTCGTCGTCTTCAAGGGGTCTTACATACTGGGAAATCTCATCTTGAGGGGGGCTTCACGCTTAGATGCTTTCAGCGCTTATCCCGTCCGTACGTAGCTACCCAGCCATGCTCCTGGCGGAACAACTGGTGCACCAGCGGTACGTCCATCCCGGTCCTCTCGTACTAAGGACAGCTCCTCTCAAATTTCCTACGCCCACGACAGATAGGGACCGAACTGTCTCACGACGTTCTGAACCCAGCTCGCGTACCGCTTTAATGGGCGAACAGCCCAACCCTTGGGACCTACTTCAGCCCCAGGATGCGATGAGCCGACATCGAGGTGCCAAACCTCCCCGTCGATGTGGACTCTTGGGGGAGATAAGCCTGTTATCCCCAGGGTAGCTTTTATCCGTTGAGCGATGGCCCTTCCATGCGGTACCACCGGATCACTAAGCCCGACTTTCGTCCCTGCTCGACTTGTAGGTCTCGCAGTCAAGCTCCCTTATGCCTTTGCACTCTTCGAATGATTTCCAACCATTCTGAGGGAACCTTGGGGCGCCTCCGTTACTCTTTAGGAGGCGACCGCCCCAGTCAAACTGCCCGCCTGACACTGTCCCCGTACCGGATCACGGTACCAGGTTAGAACCTAGATACGATCAGGGTGGTATCCCAACGTCGCCTCCACACAAGCTGGCGCTCATGCTTCTTAGGCTCCCACCTATCCTGTACAGATCGTACCCAAATCCAATATCAAGCTGCAGTAAAGCTCCATGGGGTCTTTCCGTCTTGTCGCGGGTAACCTGCATCTTCACAGGTATTAAAATTTCACCGGATCTCTCGTTGAGACAGCGCCCAAGTCGTTACGCCATTCGTGCGGGTCAGAATTTACCTGACAAGGAATTTCGCTACCTTAGGACCGTTATAGTTACGGCCGCCGTTTACTGGGGCTTCGGTTCACAGCTTCGGAGTTGCCTCCTAACCGCTCCCCTTAACCTTCCAGCACCGGGCAGGCGTCAGCCCGTATACTTCGCCTTGCGGCTTCGCACAGACCTGTGTTTTTGCTAAACAGTCGCTTGGGCCTTTTCACTGCGGCCCCCTCGGGCTATTCACCCTACCGAGGCACCCCTTCTCCCGAAGTTACGGGGTCATTTTGCCGAGTTCCTTAACGAGAGTTCTTCCGCGCGCCTTAGAATTCTCTTCTCGCCTACCTGTGTCGGTTTGCGGTACGGGCACCTTCACCTGACTAGAGGCTTTTCTTGGCAGTGTGAGATCATGACCTTCGCTACTGTAATTTTCACTCCCCATCACAGCCCAGCCTTACGATGTGCGGATTTGCCTACACATCAGCCTCACTGCTTGGACGGACATCCATCAGTCCGCGTCACTACCCTCCTGCGTCACCCCATCGTTCATAACGGTTTACGGTGGTACAGGAATTTCAACCTGTTGTCCTTCGACTACGCCTTTCGGCCTCGCCTTAGGTCCCGACTTACCCTGAGCGGACGAGCCTTCCTCAGGAAACCTTGGGCTTTCGGCGGATCAGATTCTCACTGATCTTTTCGTTACTCATACCGGCATTCTCACTTGTATGCTGTCCAGCGCTCCTTACGGTACACCTTCAACCTGCATACAACGCTCCCCTACCCCTGAATCGACTTCACTCCGCCTTCGAAGTGTGTTTAACCCCTGAGAGCATTTGGTCATCCTTGATTTCATCTCAAGTCTGACATAAATGTTCATCTCAGGCTCACTACCTCAAAGAAGCAGTGAAGTCGATTCAAGCCATAGCTTCGGTGGTGTGTTTAGCCCCGTTACATTTTCGGCGCAGAGTCACTCGACCAGTGAGCTATTACGCACTCTTTAAATGGTGGCTGCTTCTAAGCCAACATCCTGGTTGTCTGTGCAACTCCACATCCTTTCCCACTTAACACACACTTGGGGACCTTAGCTGATGGTCTGGGCTGTTTCCCTTTTGACAATGGATCTTAGCACTCACTGTCTGACTCCCGGACATAAGTCTATGGCATTCGGAGTTTGACTGAGCTTGGTAACCCTTGCGGGCCCCGCACCCAATCAGTGCTCTACCTCCACGACTCTTCATTCCGAGGCTAGCCCTAAAGCTATTTCGGGGAGAACCAGCTATCTCCGAGTTCGATTGGAATTTCTCCGCTACCCCCACCTCATCCCCGCACTTTTCAACGTACGTGGGTTCGGGCCTCCAGTGCGTGTTACCGCACCTTCACCCTGGACAGGGGTAGATCACACGGTTTCGGGTCTACGTCCACATACTAAAATCGCCCTATTCAGACTCGCTTTCGCTGCGGCTACGGCTTCTCGCCTTAACCTTGCATGGGAACGTAACTCGCCGGTTCATTCTACAAAAGGCACGCCATCACCCATAGATCGGGCTCTGACTTCTTGTAAGCACACGGTTTCAGGTTCTATTTCACTCCCCTTCCGGGGTGCTTTTCACCTTTCCCTCACGGTACTGCTTCACTATCGGTCGCTAGGGAGTATTTAGCCTTAGCAGATGGTCCTGCTGGATTCATACGGGGTTTCACGTGCCCCGCACTACTCGGGATCCGTCTCGGAGGGTTCACATTTTCGATTACAGGGCTTTTACCTTCTATGGCCGGCCTTTCCAGACCTGTTCGTCTAATCTAAACCTTTGTAACTCCATGTGAGACGTCCCACAACCCCAGAGAGCAAGCTCTCTGGTTTAGGCTGTTCCGCGTTCGCTCGCCGCTACTGACGGAATCACTCTTGTTTTCTCTTCCTCCAGGTACTTAGATGTTTCAGTTCCCTGGGTATGCCTCCTCGCATCCTATGTATTCAGATACGGGTAACTGGCTATTACACCAGCTGGGTTTCCCCATTCGGACATCCCCGGATCGAAGCTTGCTTACAGCTCCCCGAGGCAGTATCGTTGTTCGCCACGTCCTTCATCGGCTCCTAGCGCCTAGGCATCCTCCGTGTGCTCTTAGTAGCTTAACCATGTCGCTCCAGCTTCGTGCCATGTGCTCTGTTGTTCGCTTGTTTCCTGAATGGATAAAACCACTCAATGGTGAAACAAGCTTCCAAAGGATCGATGATCCCAAAACCTTCGCGTGCTACTTTTATTGAAACTTGTTTTGACACAAGTTCAGCTAAAAGGATATTTCTAAAACGCAAATTCGTTTCGTTATCTAGTTTTCAAGGATCAAATTCCTTCGGTCATTTAGCGACCGGAAGAATATCTTATCAATTCTCAGCGTTCTTGTCTACAAGAAAGATCTGGAATCAACAAGTTTGAGAGGTTGAACTCTCAAAACTGACCAACGAGTGAGTAGGTCGACTTTACTTCGTAAAGCCTATTTATCCGGCAGCTTGCGCTGACCGTATTTGTACCGCTTCGCTACGGAAGCGAGGTACTCCATAGAAAGGAGGTGATCCAGCCGCACCTTCCGATACGGCTACCTTGTTACGACTTCACCCCAATCATCTACCCCACCTTCGGCGGCTGGCTCCCGTAAGGGTTACCCCACCGACTTCGGGTGTTGTAAACTCTCGTGGTGTGACGGGCGGTGTGTACAAGACCCGGGAACGTATTCACCGCGGCATGCTGATCCGCGATTACTAGCAATTCCGACTTCATGCAGGCGAGTTGCAGCCTGCAATCCGAACTGAGACTGGCTTTTTAGGATTGGCTCCAGATCGCTCCTTCGCTTCCCGTTGTACCAGCCATTGTAGTACGTGTGTAGCCCAAGTCATAAGGGGCATGATGATTTGACGTCATCCCCACCTTCCTCCGGTTTGTCACCGGCAGTCACCTTAGAGTGCCCACCCAAAGTGCTGGCAACTAAGATCAAGGGTTGCGCTCGTTGCGGGACTTAACCCAACATCTCACGACACGAGCTGACGACAACCATGCACCACCTGTCTCCTCTGTCCCGAAGGCCGCCCCTATCTCTAGAGGATTCAGAGGGATGTCAAGACTTGGTAAGGTTCTTCGCGTTGCTTCGAATTAAACCACATACTCCACTGCTTGTGCGGGTCCCCGTCAATTCCTTTGAGTTTCAGTCTTGCGACCGTACTCCCCAGGCGGAATGCTTAATGTGTTAACTTCGGCACCAAGGGTATCGAAACCCCTAACACCTAGCATTCATCGTTTACGGCGTGGACTACCAGGGTATCTAATCCTGTTCGCTCCCCACGCTTTCGCGCCTCAGCGTCAGTTACAGCCCAGAGAGTCGCCTTCGCCACTGGTGTTCCTCCACATATCTACGCATTTCACCGCTACACGTGGAATTCCACTCTCCTCTTCTGCACTCAAGTTCCCCAGTTTCCAGTGCGTCCCGAAGTTGAGCCTCGGGTTTAAA from Paenibacillus ihbetae includes:
- a CDS encoding ketoacyl-ACP synthase III, whose product is MNQSKSKITAIGTYVPDRVLSNADLEKMVDTSDEWIIQRTGMRERRIAAEDQFVSDLAIKAVEDMVNRYGVTVKDADMILVATSTPEYSFPSTASRVQSKLGIVSTGALDVNAACAGFVYALQMADGLISGGAYSKILVIGAETLSKITDYTDRTTCVLFGDGAGAVLLEADENRPGILASTSGTFGEGGIHLYKTALSEKMDGEELKSGCLVQNGREIYKWAVRNIPDGVRELLDKGGMSPEDIDWFVPHSANLRMIEAICERGPIPLDRTLTSVEYRGNTSAASIPLALQLAIDEGRLKSGDNALLYGFGGGMTFAGSIIRWMI
- a CDS encoding GDSL-type esterase/lipase family protein; protein product: MASADENKGWHTAEDREPRIQEDAWPEAYDEKKMKLLHYQKLNRLARKGQVVMVGSSLMEFFPINELQQTLALPYCIYNRGIAGYVTEELLASMETCVFDLEPSNIFINIGTNDISAPDYKLERLLANYDEILTRTATRLPDCRVFVMAYYPVNAKDDFPFVSRASMEEIFQRRTNEAIREANDAIKQLAAKHGYTFIDVNDGLMDAEGHLNKEFAIDGIHMFPDGYAVVLHNLKKYLERLDVSKDN